Proteins encoded in a region of the Watersipora subatra chromosome 5, tzWatSuba1.1, whole genome shotgun sequence genome:
- the LOC137396272 gene encoding protein mono-ADP-ribosyltransferase PARP12-like, with protein sequence MFSRVILFVEESFFEAMVSVCSSTYKSMAAGGSYRNTQKQEQESNTNNAIISNIRDLRSGVPRTWDLNKVLSGDIFPCVEPNSVEFRTVWENYVRGMPEDPIAYIRKPIIIRVQNRQLWLQYVAQRRKVRRDCQAILGGDGGEIEKTLYHGCFEDVVSKICSTRFNRSFAGVQNGAAYGLGTYFTNSSHMASGYGKVSKRAGDRVCVIQAKVLTGLMFGGLHPPTVRALKSMNKHSTVNIPAKPSVFVTFHDASAYPEYVIDYIK encoded by the exons ATGTTCTCACGAGTGATCCTATTCGTTGAAGAGAGCTTTTTCGAAGCGATGGTTAGTGTATGTTCGTCGACCTATAAGAG CATGGCCGCAGGAGGTAGCTATAGAAACACTCAAAAGCAAGAACAAGAATCAAATACTAACAATGCTATTATTTCCAACATAAGAG ATCTGCGATCTGGAGTGCCAAGAACTTGGGACCTAAATAAGGTTTTAAGTGGAGATATATTTCCCTGTGTGGAGCCTAATTCTGTTGAGTTCAGAACCGTTTGGGAGAATTATGTCAGAGGAATGCCCGAAGATCCTATAGCTTACATTCGCAAGCCAATA ATAATCAGAGTACAAAACAGACAGTTATGGCTACAATATGTCGCTCAGAGAAGAAAGGTGAGAAGAGATTGTCAAGCAATTCTAGGAGGAGATGGTGGGGAAATAGAAAAAACACTATACCATGGATGCTTTGAAGACGTAGTTAGCAAGATTTGCTCCACTCGATTCAACCGCTCGTTTGCTGGTGTTCAAAATG GAGCTGCATATGGATTAGGGACATACTTCACTAATTCGTCTCATATGGCAAGCGGATATGGAAAAGTGTCTAAAAGAGCTGGGGACAGAGTTTGTGTCATACAAGCAAAAGTATTGACTGGCTTGATGTTTGGAGGTCTCCATCCACCTACTGTTAGGGCGCTAAAATCTATGAACAAACACAGCACAGTGAACATCCCTGCAAAACCTAGTGTTTTTGTGACATTCCATGACGCATCTGCCTACCCTGAGTATGTTATAGACTATATCAAATGA